A single region of the Labeo rohita strain BAU-BD-2019 chromosome 3, IGBB_LRoh.1.0, whole genome shotgun sequence genome encodes:
- the sun1b gene encoding SUN domain-containing protein 1 isoform X2 yields the protein MVKLRGQQITMDFSRLHTYTPPHCTPDNTGYTYSLSSSYSSAALEFEKEHQINPVYDSPRMSRRSLRLQTSSGLYGDSSFAELTSNHNVGSYKQTSTSTSTASSSSVSRSVRSRRQQQGSTVYESQSMSQSMTQTPQKEQTLSDLSFTSTASDASLISSLLDQSTLRQSSTTHTYSARRRRTAHSSLLENGDVSKTEAHANLANGYICKNCSFHADEKEDEMAYSTVPYSTSVSSAYQTAADATITTSLNSVDKTAHDSYCGSVNVRDLVTTDSHLNLNGSLCDDCKGKQHMEMHTEHKRYSYTHHVYAALWALVSYTGYGLLRVCRGFGSAGAFVTRKLKSVLWLAVCSPGKAATGAFWWLGTGWYQLVALMSLINVFLLTRCLPKLLKLLLFLLPLLLLFGLWYLGPPIALSFLPAVNLTEWKTAVTSFASLPSLPSLPSLPSLPTLPSFTKEPLVEKQHIPSPVISQSASESISDERLALLEQRVAALWESIQKGELKAKEQHEEAVGLVQDLQKQINTQTDRESLSLWVTQLFEPKFTALKGEMERVAVSRVETEEQRVQHQTSLEARLAELELLLKSLNSRTEEIHLTQQTPVQAPVSAGVSQEKHDALLLEVQRLEAELGRIRGDLQGVMGCKGKCDRLDTIHETVSAQVKEQLYALLYGRDRGEAEIPEPLLPWLASQYTRSSDLTATLLTLERSILGNLSLQLQESKQQQFTAETVTQTVAHTAGAAGMSEEQVQLIVQRALKLYSEDRTGQVDYALESGGGSILSTRCSETYETKTALMSLFGIPLWYFSQSPRVVIQPDMYPGNCWAFKGSQGYLVIRLSLSVIPTSFCLEHIPKSLSPSGNISSAPRRFSVYGLDDEYQEEGKLLGDYTYQEDGESLQIFPVMEKNDRAFQIIEMRVLSNWGHPEYTCLYRFRVHGKPHTP from the exons CGTGGTCAGCAAATTACCATGGATTTTTCCCGTCTGCACACGTACACTCCTCCTCACTGTACTCCGGATAACACGGGATATACCTATTCACTCAG CTCGAGTTACTCATCTGCAGCCCTTGAGTTTGAGAAGGAGCACCAAATCAATCCCGTGTACGACTCGCCCAGAATGTCTCGCCGTAGTTTGAGACTACAGACCAGCAGTGGTTTGTATGGTGACAGCAGCTTCGCTGAGCTCACAAGCAATCACAATGTCGGCTCCTATAAGCAGACCAGCACTAGCACCAGCAccgccagcagcagcagcgtcAGCAG GTCTGTgcggagcaggaggcagcaGCAGGGATCAACCGTGTATGAGTCTCAAAGTATGTCTCAGAGCATGACTCAGACTCCTCAGAAAGAGCAGACCCTGTCAGACCTGAGTTTCACCAGTACAGCTAGTGATGCATCTCTGATCTCCAGCCTTCTGGATCAGTCCACGCTCAGACAGAGCTCAACGACACACACATACTCTG CACGGAGAAGAAGAACCGCTCACAGCTCTCTGTTGGAGAATGGAGACGTCAGTAAAACAGAGGCACACGCTAATCTGGCTAACGGCTATATTTGTAAGAACTGCTCGTTCCACGCAGACGAGAAGGAGGACGAAATGGCTTACTCGACAGTGCCGTACTCGACATCTGTGTCTTCGGCGTATCAGACAGCTGCAGACGCCACTATAACCACTTCTTTGAACAGTGTTGACAAAACAG CTCATGACAGCTACTGTGGCAGTGTGAACGTGCGAGATCTGGTGACCACAGACAGCCATCTCAATCTCAACGGCTCACTCT GTGATGACTGTAAAGGAAAACAACACATGGAAATGCACACGGAGCATAAACGCTATTCCTACACCCACCATGTATACGCAGCCTTGTGGGCCCTTGTTTCTTACACAG GTTACGGGCTTCTGCGGGTTTGCCGAGGTTTCGGCTCAGCCGGTGCGTTTGTGACTCGGAAGCTGAAATCCGTTCTGTGGTTGGCAGTGTGTTCTCCAG GGAAAGCAGCGACTGGCGCCTTCTGGTGGCTGGGAACGGGATGGTATCAGCTGGTAGCACTTATGTCTCTGATCAACGTCTTTCTTCTCACCAG GTGTCTGCCCAAACTACTGAAGCTTCTTCTCTTTCTACTACCATTACTGCTGCTGTTCG GATTGTGGTACCTCGGTCCGCCCATCGCTCTGTCCTTCCTTCCAGCTGTAAACCTCACAGAGTGGAAAACAGCAGTCACCTCTTTCGCCTCACTTCCTTCACTCCCTTCTCTCCCGTCTCTTCCCTCTTTACCCACGTTACCTTCTTTCACAAAAGAACCACTGGTTGAAAAACAACACATCCCATCCCCGGTCATCTCACAG TCTGCATCAGAGTCCATTAGCGATGAGCGTTTGGCTCTGTTGGAGCAGCGTGTGGCGGCGCTGTGGGAAAGCATCCAGAAGGGGGAGCTGAAAGCCAAGGAGCAGCATGAGGAGGCCGTGGGTTTGGTTCAGGACCTTCAGAAGCAGATAAACACACAAACCGACAGAGAGAGTCTCAGCCTGTGGGTCACTCAGCTCTTCGAGCCCAAATTCACTGCACTCAagggagagatggagagagtAGCTGTCAGCAGGGTGGAG ACTGAGGAACAGCGTGTGCAGCATCAGACGAGTCTTGAAGCTCGACTAGCCGAGCTAGAACTCCTACTGAAGAGCCTGAACTCAAGAACTGAG GAAATTCATCTAACACAACAGACTCCAGTACAGGCTCCTGTCAG TGCTGGAGTTTCTCAGGAGAAGCATGATGCTTTGCTCTTGGAGGTTCAGAGGTTGGAAGCCGAGCTGGGCCGCATCAGAGGAGACCTGCAAGGGGTGATGGGATGCAAAGGGAAATGCGACCGACTCGACACCATACATGAAACC GTGTCAGCACAGGTAAAAGAGCAGTTGTATGCGCTGTTGTACGGTCGTGACAGAGGTGAAGCAGAGATTCCCGAGCCCCTGCTGCCATGGCTGGCATCTCAGTACACGCGCTCCTCTGACCTCACCGCGACCCTTTTGACCCTGGAGCGCAGCATTCTGGGAAATCTGTCTCTGCAGCTGCAGGAGAGCAAACAGCAACAGTTCACAGCTGAAACAGTTACTCAGACCGTCGCCCACACCGCCGGTGCTGCTGGGATGTCAGAGGAG CAAGTCCAGCTGATCGTCCAGCGTGCGCTGAAGCTGTACTCTGAGGATCGCACTGGACAGGTGGACTACGCTTTGGAGTCTGGAG gtggcAGTATCCTCAGCACACGTTGTTCTGAGACATACGAGACAAAAACAGCACTGATGAGCCTGTTTGGAATCCCACTGTGGTACTTCTCACAGTCACCACGTGTCGTAATCCAG CCGGACATGTACCCAGGAAACTGCTGGGCGTTTAAAGGCTCCCAAGGTTATCTGGTAATCAGGCTCTCTTTAAGCGTGATCCCGACATCCTTCTGCCTGGAGCATATTCCCAAAAGCCTCTCTCCCTCTGGAAACATCAGCAGCGCACCACGCAGATTCTCTGTTTAT GGATTGGATGATGAATACCAGGAGGAAGGGAAACTGCTGGGTGACTACACCTATCAAGAAGATGGAGAATCACTCCAGATCTTCCCAGTTATG GAGAAGAACGACAGGGCCTTTCAGATCATTGAGATGCGAGTGCTGTCGAACTGGGGTCATCCCGAATACACTTGCCTGTATCGCTTCAGAGTTCACGGCAAACCTCACACTCCGTAA
- the sun1b gene encoding SUN domain-containing protein 1 isoform X4 gives MSRRSLRLQTSSGLYGDSSFAELTSNHNVGSYKQTSTSTSTASSSSVSRSVRSRRQQQGSTVYESQSMSQSMTQTPQKEQTLSDLSFTSTASDASLISSLLDQSTLRQSSTTHTYSARRRRTAHSSLLENGDVSKTEAHANLANGYICKNCSFHADEKEDEMAYSTVPYSTSVSSAYQTAADATITTSLNSVDKTAHDSYCGSVNVRDLVTTDSHLNLNGSLCDDCKGKQHMEMHTEHKRYSYTHHVYAALWALVSYTGYGLLRVCRGFGSAGAFVTRKLKSVLWLAVCSPGKAATGAFWWLGTGWYQLVALMSLINVFLLTRCLPKLLKLLLFLLPLLLLFGLWYLGPPIALSFLPAVNLTEWKTAVTSFASLPSLPSLPSLPSLPTLPSFTKEPLVEKQHIPSPVISQSASESISDERLALLEQRVAALWESIQKGELKAKEQHEEAVGLVQDLQKQINTQTDRESLSLWVTQLFEPKFTALKGEMERVAVSRVETEEQRVQHQTSLEARLAELELLLKSLNSRTEEIHLTQQTPVQAPVSAGVSQEKHDALLLEVQRLEAELGRIRGDLQGVMGCKGKCDRLDTIHETVSAQVKEQLYALLYGRDRGEAEIPEPLLPWLASQYTRSSDLTATLLTLERSILGNLSLQLQESKQQQFTAETVTQTVAHTAGAAGMSEEQVQLIVQRALKLYSEDRTGQVDYALESGGGSILSTRCSETYETKTALMSLFGIPLWYFSQSPRVVIQPDMYPGNCWAFKGSQGYLVIRLSLSVIPTSFCLEHIPKSLSPSGNISSAPRRFSVYGLDDEYQEEGKLLGDYTYQEDGESLQIFPVMEKNDRAFQIIEMRVLSNWGHPEYTCLYRFRVHGKPHTP, from the exons ATGTCTCGCCGTAGTTTGAGACTACAGACCAGCAGTGGTTTGTATGGTGACAGCAGCTTCGCTGAGCTCACAAGCAATCACAATGTCGGCTCCTATAAGCAGACCAGCACTAGCACCAGCAccgccagcagcagcagcgtcAGCAG GTCTGTgcggagcaggaggcagcaGCAGGGATCAACCGTGTATGAGTCTCAAAGTATGTCTCAGAGCATGACTCAGACTCCTCAGAAAGAGCAGACCCTGTCAGACCTGAGTTTCACCAGTACAGCTAGTGATGCATCTCTGATCTCCAGCCTTCTGGATCAGTCCACGCTCAGACAGAGCTCAACGACACACACATACTCTG CACGGAGAAGAAGAACCGCTCACAGCTCTCTGTTGGAGAATGGAGACGTCAGTAAAACAGAGGCACACGCTAATCTGGCTAACGGCTATATTTGTAAGAACTGCTCGTTCCACGCAGACGAGAAGGAGGACGAAATGGCTTACTCGACAGTGCCGTACTCGACATCTGTGTCTTCGGCGTATCAGACAGCTGCAGACGCCACTATAACCACTTCTTTGAACAGTGTTGACAAAACAG CTCATGACAGCTACTGTGGCAGTGTGAACGTGCGAGATCTGGTGACCACAGACAGCCATCTCAATCTCAACGGCTCACTCT GTGATGACTGTAAAGGAAAACAACACATGGAAATGCACACGGAGCATAAACGCTATTCCTACACCCACCATGTATACGCAGCCTTGTGGGCCCTTGTTTCTTACACAG GTTACGGGCTTCTGCGGGTTTGCCGAGGTTTCGGCTCAGCCGGTGCGTTTGTGACTCGGAAGCTGAAATCCGTTCTGTGGTTGGCAGTGTGTTCTCCAG GGAAAGCAGCGACTGGCGCCTTCTGGTGGCTGGGAACGGGATGGTATCAGCTGGTAGCACTTATGTCTCTGATCAACGTCTTTCTTCTCACCAG GTGTCTGCCCAAACTACTGAAGCTTCTTCTCTTTCTACTACCATTACTGCTGCTGTTCG GATTGTGGTACCTCGGTCCGCCCATCGCTCTGTCCTTCCTTCCAGCTGTAAACCTCACAGAGTGGAAAACAGCAGTCACCTCTTTCGCCTCACTTCCTTCACTCCCTTCTCTCCCGTCTCTTCCCTCTTTACCCACGTTACCTTCTTTCACAAAAGAACCACTGGTTGAAAAACAACACATCCCATCCCCGGTCATCTCACAG TCTGCATCAGAGTCCATTAGCGATGAGCGTTTGGCTCTGTTGGAGCAGCGTGTGGCGGCGCTGTGGGAAAGCATCCAGAAGGGGGAGCTGAAAGCCAAGGAGCAGCATGAGGAGGCCGTGGGTTTGGTTCAGGACCTTCAGAAGCAGATAAACACACAAACCGACAGAGAGAGTCTCAGCCTGTGGGTCACTCAGCTCTTCGAGCCCAAATTCACTGCACTCAagggagagatggagagagtAGCTGTCAGCAGGGTGGAG ACTGAGGAACAGCGTGTGCAGCATCAGACGAGTCTTGAAGCTCGACTAGCCGAGCTAGAACTCCTACTGAAGAGCCTGAACTCAAGAACTGAG GAAATTCATCTAACACAACAGACTCCAGTACAGGCTCCTGTCAG TGCTGGAGTTTCTCAGGAGAAGCATGATGCTTTGCTCTTGGAGGTTCAGAGGTTGGAAGCCGAGCTGGGCCGCATCAGAGGAGACCTGCAAGGGGTGATGGGATGCAAAGGGAAATGCGACCGACTCGACACCATACATGAAACC GTGTCAGCACAGGTAAAAGAGCAGTTGTATGCGCTGTTGTACGGTCGTGACAGAGGTGAAGCAGAGATTCCCGAGCCCCTGCTGCCATGGCTGGCATCTCAGTACACGCGCTCCTCTGACCTCACCGCGACCCTTTTGACCCTGGAGCGCAGCATTCTGGGAAATCTGTCTCTGCAGCTGCAGGAGAGCAAACAGCAACAGTTCACAGCTGAAACAGTTACTCAGACCGTCGCCCACACCGCCGGTGCTGCTGGGATGTCAGAGGAG CAAGTCCAGCTGATCGTCCAGCGTGCGCTGAAGCTGTACTCTGAGGATCGCACTGGACAGGTGGACTACGCTTTGGAGTCTGGAG gtggcAGTATCCTCAGCACACGTTGTTCTGAGACATACGAGACAAAAACAGCACTGATGAGCCTGTTTGGAATCCCACTGTGGTACTTCTCACAGTCACCACGTGTCGTAATCCAG CCGGACATGTACCCAGGAAACTGCTGGGCGTTTAAAGGCTCCCAAGGTTATCTGGTAATCAGGCTCTCTTTAAGCGTGATCCCGACATCCTTCTGCCTGGAGCATATTCCCAAAAGCCTCTCTCCCTCTGGAAACATCAGCAGCGCACCACGCAGATTCTCTGTTTAT GGATTGGATGATGAATACCAGGAGGAAGGGAAACTGCTGGGTGACTACACCTATCAAGAAGATGGAGAATCACTCCAGATCTTCCCAGTTATG GAGAAGAACGACAGGGCCTTTCAGATCATTGAGATGCGAGTGCTGTCGAACTGGGGTCATCCCGAATACACTTGCCTGTATCGCTTCAGAGTTCACGGCAAACCTCACACTCCGTAA
- the sun1b gene encoding SUN domain-containing protein 1 isoform X3, with protein MDFSRLHTYTPPHCTPDNTGYTYSLSSSYSSAALEFEKEHQINPVYDSPRMSRRSLRLQTSSGLYGDSSFAELTSNHNVGSYKQTSTSTSTASSSSVSRSVRSRRQQQGSTVYESQSMSQSMTQTPQKEQTLSDLSFTSTASDASLISSLLDQSTLRQSSTTHTYSARRRRTAHSSLLENGDVSKTEAHANLANGYICKNCSFHADEKEDEMAYSTVPYSTSVSSAYQTAADATITTSLNSVDKTAHDSYCGSVNVRDLVTTDSHLNLNGSLCDDCKGKQHMEMHTEHKRYSYTHHVYAALWALVSYTGYGLLRVCRGFGSAGAFVTRKLKSVLWLAVCSPGKAATGAFWWLGTGWYQLVALMSLINVFLLTRCLPKLLKLLLFLLPLLLLFGLWYLGPPIALSFLPAVNLTEWKTAVTSFASLPSLPSLPSLPSLPTLPSFTKEPLVEKQHIPSPVISQSASESISDERLALLEQRVAALWESIQKGELKAKEQHEEAVGLVQDLQKQINTQTDRESLSLWVTQLFEPKFTALKGEMERVAVSRVETEEQRVQHQTSLEARLAELELLLKSLNSRTEEIHLTQQTPVQAPVSAGVSQEKHDALLLEVQRLEAELGRIRGDLQGVMGCKGKCDRLDTIHETVSAQVKEQLYALLYGRDRGEAEIPEPLLPWLASQYTRSSDLTATLLTLERSILGNLSLQLQESKQQQFTAETVTQTVAHTAGAAGMSEEQVQLIVQRALKLYSEDRTGQVDYALESGGGSILSTRCSETYETKTALMSLFGIPLWYFSQSPRVVIQPDMYPGNCWAFKGSQGYLVIRLSLSVIPTSFCLEHIPKSLSPSGNISSAPRRFSVYGLDDEYQEEGKLLGDYTYQEDGESLQIFPVMEKNDRAFQIIEMRVLSNWGHPEYTCLYRFRVHGKPHTP; from the exons ATGGATTTTTCCCGTCTGCACACGTACACTCCTCCTCACTGTACTCCGGATAACACGGGATATACCTATTCACTCAG CTCGAGTTACTCATCTGCAGCCCTTGAGTTTGAGAAGGAGCACCAAATCAATCCCGTGTACGACTCGCCCAGAATGTCTCGCCGTAGTTTGAGACTACAGACCAGCAGTGGTTTGTATGGTGACAGCAGCTTCGCTGAGCTCACAAGCAATCACAATGTCGGCTCCTATAAGCAGACCAGCACTAGCACCAGCAccgccagcagcagcagcgtcAGCAG GTCTGTgcggagcaggaggcagcaGCAGGGATCAACCGTGTATGAGTCTCAAAGTATGTCTCAGAGCATGACTCAGACTCCTCAGAAAGAGCAGACCCTGTCAGACCTGAGTTTCACCAGTACAGCTAGTGATGCATCTCTGATCTCCAGCCTTCTGGATCAGTCCACGCTCAGACAGAGCTCAACGACACACACATACTCTG CACGGAGAAGAAGAACCGCTCACAGCTCTCTGTTGGAGAATGGAGACGTCAGTAAAACAGAGGCACACGCTAATCTGGCTAACGGCTATATTTGTAAGAACTGCTCGTTCCACGCAGACGAGAAGGAGGACGAAATGGCTTACTCGACAGTGCCGTACTCGACATCTGTGTCTTCGGCGTATCAGACAGCTGCAGACGCCACTATAACCACTTCTTTGAACAGTGTTGACAAAACAG CTCATGACAGCTACTGTGGCAGTGTGAACGTGCGAGATCTGGTGACCACAGACAGCCATCTCAATCTCAACGGCTCACTCT GTGATGACTGTAAAGGAAAACAACACATGGAAATGCACACGGAGCATAAACGCTATTCCTACACCCACCATGTATACGCAGCCTTGTGGGCCCTTGTTTCTTACACAG GTTACGGGCTTCTGCGGGTTTGCCGAGGTTTCGGCTCAGCCGGTGCGTTTGTGACTCGGAAGCTGAAATCCGTTCTGTGGTTGGCAGTGTGTTCTCCAG GGAAAGCAGCGACTGGCGCCTTCTGGTGGCTGGGAACGGGATGGTATCAGCTGGTAGCACTTATGTCTCTGATCAACGTCTTTCTTCTCACCAG GTGTCTGCCCAAACTACTGAAGCTTCTTCTCTTTCTACTACCATTACTGCTGCTGTTCG GATTGTGGTACCTCGGTCCGCCCATCGCTCTGTCCTTCCTTCCAGCTGTAAACCTCACAGAGTGGAAAACAGCAGTCACCTCTTTCGCCTCACTTCCTTCACTCCCTTCTCTCCCGTCTCTTCCCTCTTTACCCACGTTACCTTCTTTCACAAAAGAACCACTGGTTGAAAAACAACACATCCCATCCCCGGTCATCTCACAG TCTGCATCAGAGTCCATTAGCGATGAGCGTTTGGCTCTGTTGGAGCAGCGTGTGGCGGCGCTGTGGGAAAGCATCCAGAAGGGGGAGCTGAAAGCCAAGGAGCAGCATGAGGAGGCCGTGGGTTTGGTTCAGGACCTTCAGAAGCAGATAAACACACAAACCGACAGAGAGAGTCTCAGCCTGTGGGTCACTCAGCTCTTCGAGCCCAAATTCACTGCACTCAagggagagatggagagagtAGCTGTCAGCAGGGTGGAG ACTGAGGAACAGCGTGTGCAGCATCAGACGAGTCTTGAAGCTCGACTAGCCGAGCTAGAACTCCTACTGAAGAGCCTGAACTCAAGAACTGAG GAAATTCATCTAACACAACAGACTCCAGTACAGGCTCCTGTCAG TGCTGGAGTTTCTCAGGAGAAGCATGATGCTTTGCTCTTGGAGGTTCAGAGGTTGGAAGCCGAGCTGGGCCGCATCAGAGGAGACCTGCAAGGGGTGATGGGATGCAAAGGGAAATGCGACCGACTCGACACCATACATGAAACC GTGTCAGCACAGGTAAAAGAGCAGTTGTATGCGCTGTTGTACGGTCGTGACAGAGGTGAAGCAGAGATTCCCGAGCCCCTGCTGCCATGGCTGGCATCTCAGTACACGCGCTCCTCTGACCTCACCGCGACCCTTTTGACCCTGGAGCGCAGCATTCTGGGAAATCTGTCTCTGCAGCTGCAGGAGAGCAAACAGCAACAGTTCACAGCTGAAACAGTTACTCAGACCGTCGCCCACACCGCCGGTGCTGCTGGGATGTCAGAGGAG CAAGTCCAGCTGATCGTCCAGCGTGCGCTGAAGCTGTACTCTGAGGATCGCACTGGACAGGTGGACTACGCTTTGGAGTCTGGAG gtggcAGTATCCTCAGCACACGTTGTTCTGAGACATACGAGACAAAAACAGCACTGATGAGCCTGTTTGGAATCCCACTGTGGTACTTCTCACAGTCACCACGTGTCGTAATCCAG CCGGACATGTACCCAGGAAACTGCTGGGCGTTTAAAGGCTCCCAAGGTTATCTGGTAATCAGGCTCTCTTTAAGCGTGATCCCGACATCCTTCTGCCTGGAGCATATTCCCAAAAGCCTCTCTCCCTCTGGAAACATCAGCAGCGCACCACGCAGATTCTCTGTTTAT GGATTGGATGATGAATACCAGGAGGAAGGGAAACTGCTGGGTGACTACACCTATCAAGAAGATGGAGAATCACTCCAGATCTTCCCAGTTATG GAGAAGAACGACAGGGCCTTTCAGATCATTGAGATGCGAGTGCTGTCGAACTGGGGTCATCCCGAATACACTTGCCTGTATCGCTTCAGAGTTCACGGCAAACCTCACACTCCGTAA
- the sun1b gene encoding SUN domain-containing protein 1 isoform X5, whose protein sequence is MSGRAFRGKRGQQITMDFSRLHTYTPPHCTPDNTGYTYSLSSSYSSAALEFEKEHQINPVYDSPRMSRRSLRLQTSSGLYGDSSFAELTSNHNVGSYKQTSTSTSTASSSSVSRSVRSRRQQQGSTVYESQSMSQSMTQTPQKEQTLSDLSFTSTASDASLISSLLDQSTLRQSSTTHTYSARRRRTAHSSLLENGDVSKTEAHANLANGYICKNCSFHADEKEDEMAYSTVPYSTSVSSAYQTAADATITTSLNSVDKTAHDSYCGSVNVRDLVTTDSHLNLNGSLWKAATGAFWWLGTGWYQLVALMSLINVFLLTRCLPKLLKLLLFLLPLLLLFGLWYLGPPIALSFLPAVNLTEWKTAVTSFASLPSLPSLPSLPSLPTLPSFTKEPLVEKQHIPSPVISQSASESISDERLALLEQRVAALWESIQKGELKAKEQHEEAVGLVQDLQKQINTQTDRESLSLWVTQLFEPKFTALKGEMERVAVSRVETEEQRVQHQTSLEARLAELELLLKSLNSRTEEIHLTQQTPVQAPVSAGVSQEKHDALLLEVQRLEAELGRIRGDLQGVMGCKGKCDRLDTIHETVSAQVKEQLYALLYGRDRGEAEIPEPLLPWLASQYTRSSDLTATLLTLERSILGNLSLQLQESKQQQFTAETVTQTVAHTAGAAGMSEEQVQLIVQRALKLYSEDRTGQVDYALESGGGSILSTRCSETYETKTALMSLFGIPLWYFSQSPRVVIQPDMYPGNCWAFKGSQGYLVIRLSLSVIPTSFCLEHIPKSLSPSGNISSAPRRFSVYGLDDEYQEEGKLLGDYTYQEDGESLQIFPVMEKNDRAFQIIEMRVLSNWGHPEYTCLYRFRVHGKPHTP, encoded by the exons CGTGGTCAGCAAATTACCATGGATTTTTCCCGTCTGCACACGTACACTCCTCCTCACTGTACTCCGGATAACACGGGATATACCTATTCACTCAG CTCGAGTTACTCATCTGCAGCCCTTGAGTTTGAGAAGGAGCACCAAATCAATCCCGTGTACGACTCGCCCAGAATGTCTCGCCGTAGTTTGAGACTACAGACCAGCAGTGGTTTGTATGGTGACAGCAGCTTCGCTGAGCTCACAAGCAATCACAATGTCGGCTCCTATAAGCAGACCAGCACTAGCACCAGCAccgccagcagcagcagcgtcAGCAG GTCTGTgcggagcaggaggcagcaGCAGGGATCAACCGTGTATGAGTCTCAAAGTATGTCTCAGAGCATGACTCAGACTCCTCAGAAAGAGCAGACCCTGTCAGACCTGAGTTTCACCAGTACAGCTAGTGATGCATCTCTGATCTCCAGCCTTCTGGATCAGTCCACGCTCAGACAGAGCTCAACGACACACACATACTCTG CACGGAGAAGAAGAACCGCTCACAGCTCTCTGTTGGAGAATGGAGACGTCAGTAAAACAGAGGCACACGCTAATCTGGCTAACGGCTATATTTGTAAGAACTGCTCGTTCCACGCAGACGAGAAGGAGGACGAAATGGCTTACTCGACAGTGCCGTACTCGACATCTGTGTCTTCGGCGTATCAGACAGCTGCAGACGCCACTATAACCACTTCTTTGAACAGTGTTGACAAAACAG CTCATGACAGCTACTGTGGCAGTGTGAACGTGCGAGATCTGGTGACCACAGACAGCCATCTCAATCTCAACGGCTCACTCT GGAAAGCAGCGACTGGCGCCTTCTGGTGGCTGGGAACGGGATGGTATCAGCTGGTAGCACTTATGTCTCTGATCAACGTCTTTCTTCTCACCAG GTGTCTGCCCAAACTACTGAAGCTTCTTCTCTTTCTACTACCATTACTGCTGCTGTTCG GATTGTGGTACCTCGGTCCGCCCATCGCTCTGTCCTTCCTTCCAGCTGTAAACCTCACAGAGTGGAAAACAGCAGTCACCTCTTTCGCCTCACTTCCTTCACTCCCTTCTCTCCCGTCTCTTCCCTCTTTACCCACGTTACCTTCTTTCACAAAAGAACCACTGGTTGAAAAACAACACATCCCATCCCCGGTCATCTCACAG TCTGCATCAGAGTCCATTAGCGATGAGCGTTTGGCTCTGTTGGAGCAGCGTGTGGCGGCGCTGTGGGAAAGCATCCAGAAGGGGGAGCTGAAAGCCAAGGAGCAGCATGAGGAGGCCGTGGGTTTGGTTCAGGACCTTCAGAAGCAGATAAACACACAAACCGACAGAGAGAGTCTCAGCCTGTGGGTCACTCAGCTCTTCGAGCCCAAATTCACTGCACTCAagggagagatggagagagtAGCTGTCAGCAGGGTGGAG ACTGAGGAACAGCGTGTGCAGCATCAGACGAGTCTTGAAGCTCGACTAGCCGAGCTAGAACTCCTACTGAAGAGCCTGAACTCAAGAACTGAG GAAATTCATCTAACACAACAGACTCCAGTACAGGCTCCTGTCAG TGCTGGAGTTTCTCAGGAGAAGCATGATGCTTTGCTCTTGGAGGTTCAGAGGTTGGAAGCCGAGCTGGGCCGCATCAGAGGAGACCTGCAAGGGGTGATGGGATGCAAAGGGAAATGCGACCGACTCGACACCATACATGAAACC GTGTCAGCACAGGTAAAAGAGCAGTTGTATGCGCTGTTGTACGGTCGTGACAGAGGTGAAGCAGAGATTCCCGAGCCCCTGCTGCCATGGCTGGCATCTCAGTACACGCGCTCCTCTGACCTCACCGCGACCCTTTTGACCCTGGAGCGCAGCATTCTGGGAAATCTGTCTCTGCAGCTGCAGGAGAGCAAACAGCAACAGTTCACAGCTGAAACAGTTACTCAGACCGTCGCCCACACCGCCGGTGCTGCTGGGATGTCAGAGGAG CAAGTCCAGCTGATCGTCCAGCGTGCGCTGAAGCTGTACTCTGAGGATCGCACTGGACAGGTGGACTACGCTTTGGAGTCTGGAG gtggcAGTATCCTCAGCACACGTTGTTCTGAGACATACGAGACAAAAACAGCACTGATGAGCCTGTTTGGAATCCCACTGTGGTACTTCTCACAGTCACCACGTGTCGTAATCCAG CCGGACATGTACCCAGGAAACTGCTGGGCGTTTAAAGGCTCCCAAGGTTATCTGGTAATCAGGCTCTCTTTAAGCGTGATCCCGACATCCTTCTGCCTGGAGCATATTCCCAAAAGCCTCTCTCCCTCTGGAAACATCAGCAGCGCACCACGCAGATTCTCTGTTTAT GGATTGGATGATGAATACCAGGAGGAAGGGAAACTGCTGGGTGACTACACCTATCAAGAAGATGGAGAATCACTCCAGATCTTCCCAGTTATG GAGAAGAACGACAGGGCCTTTCAGATCATTGAGATGCGAGTGCTGTCGAACTGGGGTCATCCCGAATACACTTGCCTGTATCGCTTCAGAGTTCACGGCAAACCTCACACTCCGTAA